In Streptomyces camelliae, the sequence GGCCCGCGCACCCTCGACCACCACGTGGCCGTGGTGATCAGCTCGGGCGGCGGCTGGTACCGGGGCGCCGACGGCCGCCGTACGACCGTCACCGCGCCCGCGCTGCTCTGGCTCACCCCCGGCGTGCCCCACCACTACGCGCCCGACCCCGGTACCGGCTGGGACGAGGGCTTCGTCGACTTCGCCGGGCCCGCCGCCACGACGTACACCGAACTCGGCTACATCGAGCCCGAGCGGCCCGTCGTCCCGCTCTCCGACGCCTCCGGGCCCCGCGCGGTGGTCGCCCGTATCGTGCGCGCCGCCCGCCGCGGCAACCCCCTGCTGGAGGTGGAGACCGGCGCCGCCGTGCACGAGCTCCTGGTCGCCCTGCGCCGGGCCCGCGCCGACCTCGCCCCGGACGGCGACCAGGTGCTCCAGGCCCTCGCCCGCGACGCCTGCACCCCGATGAGCGTCGCCGACCACGCGCGCGTGCACGGCATGACTCCCGCCGAGCTGCGCAGCGCCGTCCGCCGGGCCGCCGGGTGCAGCCCCAAGGACTACCTGCTCGGCATCCGCCTCGCCCGCGCCAAGGAACTCCTCGCCGCCACCGAGCTGCCCGTCGCGGCCGTCGCCCGCCGCGTCGGCTACGAGGACCCCGCCTACTTCTCCCGGCTGTTCACGCGCCGCGTGGGGCTCGCCCCGGTCCGCTTCCGGGCCCAGCAGGGCCGCACCGTCCCCGGCGGCTGGAGCGACCAGGTCCCGGACCCCGCCGCCCCTCCGATGATCCACTCTCCGGACACCCCGTAGACGCGGGCCGACGACCGCATAGGGTTGAGGGCCATGACCACCAGCAACACCGGCACCGGTGACATGGACCCCGGGGTCCGCCAGGAACTGGAGCGGCTGCGCGACAGCATCGACAACATCGACGCGGCCGTCGTCCACCTGCTCGCCGAGCGGTTCAAGGCCACCCAGCAGGTCGGCCGGCTCAAGGCCGTCCACCAGCTGCCGCCCGCCGACCCGGGCCGCGAGGCCCGCCAGATCGAGCGGCTGCGCCGCCTCGCCGAGAACGCCAAGCTCGACCCGGCCTTCGCCGAGAAGTTCCTGAACTTCATCATCGCCGAGGTGATCCGGCACCATGAGCGCATCGCCGAGGACACCGCCAACGCGCAGTCGGCGGACGACTGAGCCGGACCCGAAGGGCGGTTGACGCCCGCTCCGGAAGGGCGGCCGACAAGGCGGACATATATCGTGAAGTCGTCCACCCCCTGTGCGCTGTCAGTGCTATCAGGCAGCATGTCCTGCATGTCCGTACTCACGCGCGACGAAGCGCAGCTCCGAGCACAGCTCCTCGACGTCCACCGCTACACGGTCGAACTGGACCTCACCACCGGGGACGAGACCTTCGACTCCCGCACCGTGATCCGCTTCACCGCGCGCTCCGCCGGGGACACGTTCGTCGAGCTGAAGCCCGCCGAGCTCCGCGCGGTCGCGCTCGACGGACAGCCCCTCGACCCGGAGTCGCTCGACGACGGCCGGCTGCCGCTGAAGAACCTCACTTCGGGCGAGCACGAGCTGCGCGTGGACGCGGTCATGCGCTACTCCCGCACCGGCGAGGGCATGCACCGCTTCACCGACCCCAGCGACGGTGAGACGTACGTCTACACGCAGATGTTCATGGACGACGTCCAGCGCGTCTTCGCCGCCTTCGACCAGCCCGACCTGAAGGCCCTCTTCGAGGTCTCCGTCAAGGCACCCGAGGGCTGGACCGTCCTCGCCAACAGCGTCACCGAGCGGCGCGCCGACGGCGTCTGGCAGGCCGCGCCCACCCCGCTGATCTCCACGTACCTCGTCGCCGTCGCCGCCGGCCCCTGGCACTCGGTGCGCACCGAGCACCGCGGCCTGCCCTTCGGCATCCACTGCCGCCGCTCCCTCGCGCCCCACCTCGACACCGACGCCGAGGAGATCTTCGACGTCACGCGCGCGTGCTTCGACCGCTACCACGAGAAGTTCGAGGAGCCGTACCCCTTCGACTCCTACGACCAGGCGTTCGTCCCGGAGTTCAACGCGGGCGCGATGGAGAACCCGGGCCTGGTCACCTTCCGCGACGAGTTCGTCTACCGCTCCGCCGTCACCGACACCGAGCGGCAGACCCGCGCCATGGTCATCGCGCACGAGATGGCCCACATGTGGTTCGGCGACCTCGTCACCCTCAAGTGGTGGGACGACATCTGGCTGAACGAGTCCTTCGCCGAGTACATGGGCTACCAGACCACCGCCGAGGCCACCCGGTTCGCCGACCCCTGGACCGAGTTCGGCGTCACCCGCAAGTCCTGGGGCTACGACGCCGACCAGCGGCCCACCACCCACCCGGTCGCCCCCGAGAACGTCGACGACACGGCCTCCGCGCTGCTCAACTTCGACGGCATCTCCTACGCCAAGGGCGCTTCCGCACTGCGCCAGCTCGCCGCCTGGCTCGGCGAGAAGGACTTCCTCGCCGGCATCAACACCCACTTCGCCCGGCACAAGTTCGGCAACGCCGCCCTCGCCGACTTCATCGACTCCCTCGCCTCGGCCACCGACCGCGACGTGCCCGCGTGGGCCGACAGCTGGCTGCGCACCACCGGCGTCGACACGCTCACGCCCCAGGTGGCCACCGCCGACGGCACCTGGACCCTGACCGTCGACCGCGCGGGGAGCCGCCCGCACCACCTCACCGCCGGCCTGTACGACCTCGACCTCGCCGACGAGGGCCGCCTGGTACTGCGCGAGCGCCTCGGCCTCGACGTCCCGCAGAGCGTCCCGCAGCCCATCGGCAAGCGCCCGGCGCTGCTCCTGCTCAACGACGGCGACCTCACCTACGCCAAGGTCCGCTTCGACGCCGAGTCCTTCGAGGCGGTGCGCACCGGACTGTCCGGCCTGCCCGACCCGCTCACCCGCGCGGTCGTCTGGAACGCCCTCAGGGACGCCGTGCGCGACGGCGAACTGCCGCCCGCCGCCTACCTGGAGACGGCCCGCGCCCACCTCCCGCGCGAGACCGACCTGGCCCTCGTCCAGGGCGTCCTCGCCTTCGCCTCCGGCCAGATCGCCGTCCAGTACCTGAGCGCGCAGGAGCGCTCGGCGGCCCTGTCCACCCTCACCTCCCTCTGCCGCGACCTGCTGCGCCGCACCGAGGACGGCGACCACCCCGGCCTGCGCCTGATCGCCGTACGGCATCTGATCAGCGCCGCCGCCCACCCCGACACCATCGCCGCCTGGCTCGCCGACGGCACGGTGCCCGGCGGGCCGGAACTCGACCCCGAGCTGCGCTGGCGCATACTCGGCAGGCTCGCCGTGCTCGGCGCCACCGACGAGGCCGCCATCGCCGCCGAGCTGGAGCGCGACCCCAGCGCCACGGGCCAGGAAGGCGCCGCCCGCTGCCGCGCCGCCCTGCCCGACCCGGAGGCCAAGCGGGCGGCCTGGGAGGCGATGTTCGCCGGCGACGACCTGTCGAACTACCTCTTCACGGCCACCGCACAGGGCTTCTGGCAGCCCGAACAGGCCGAGCTGGTACGGCAGTACGTGCCGCGCTTCTACGCGGACGCGGTCGCCGTCAGCGCCCGCCGGGGCCCCGCCATCGCGCAGGCCGTCGGCCGCTGGGCCTTCCCCGCCCACGCCGTCGACGCCGAGAACCTGCGCCTCGGCGAGGCCTGCCTGCGCGACGCCGACCCCACCCCGGCCCTGCGCCGCACCCTCGCCGACCGCCTCGACGACCTCGCCCGCGCCCTGCGGGTGCGCGGAGAGGAAGAAGCGCGGCAGGAGGCGGTGGAGGCACAGGGGGCGCAGGGGGCGTAGGACGGGAGACCCAGGACACGGCTGCTCCCTGCCGACGATGCGGCGGGGGCGGCCGCCTTCCTAGGCTCGGTCACGACTGATCGAGTGAACCTTTGAGAGGCAGCACCGTGATCGTAGTGACCGGAGCGACCGGCAACGTCGGCCGTGCCCTCGTCGAGCGTCTTCTCGCCACGGGCCGGCCCGTGCGCGCGCTGACCCGCGACCCGCAGCGGGCCGCACTGCCCGAGGCGGCCGAGGTCGTGCGGTTCCAGCAGGACGACCCGGCCGCCCTGTTCGACGGGGCGACGGCCCTCTACCTCTACGCGCAGGCCACCACACCCGCGCTGCTGGAGGCGGCCCGCGCCCAGGGCGTCCGGCATGTCGTCCTGCTCTCCAGCGCCGTCATCGAAGAGGGCGCCGACGAGACCCACCCCATCCACATCATGCACGCCACCGCCGAGCGGCAGATCCGCGACAGCGGGCTCGCCTGGACCTTCCTGCGGCCGGGCGCCTTCGCCACCAACGCGCTCTCGCTGGCCCCGCAGATCCGTGCCGGGAACACTGTCCGCGGCGTCTACGCGGACGGCCTGAGCGCGCCCATCCACGAGGACGACATGGCGGCGGTCGCCGAGCGTGCCCTGCTCGACGGCGGGCACGAGGGCGCCGTGTACCGGCTGACCGGACCGGCGGCGATCAGCAACGCCGAGCAGGTCGCGGCGATCGGCGCGGCCCTCGGCCGGGAGCTGACGTTCGTGGAGACGGACCCCCGCGAGGCGGGCCCGGAGCTGTTCCCGCACGTTCCGCCGCAGATGCTTCAGCGGCTGCTGCAGACCTTCGCGGACACCGTCGGCGTGGCACCGGAGATCAACGACGTGGTGGAGAAGCTCACGGGCACCCCGGCCCGCCCCTTCACCCAGTGGGCCCGGGACCACGTCGAGGACTTCGGGGGACGGGCATAGTCCCGACGCATTTTCCCTGCTCGGCAGTACCCACTTTCGGGTTCTGATCGCCGATCTTTCGGGACACACGGGCCTCTTCCAGTCCAAACTGGAAGCCGGCCGGCCAACCCGACAGCCGCGGCCAACCCGAGAGCGGAGGACAGCCGATGACCGGTGACGCCCCTCCGCCCGCCTCTCGCCCCGTCCCTCCGCCCGCCTCTCGCCCCGTCCCTCCGCCCGCCCCGCCCCTCGCCTCGGGCCCCCACGGCGCCGACGCCCTGCGCCCGCTGCTCGGCACCGTCCTCGACGCGCTCGCGGACGGTGGCCGGGCACGGGGCGGGCCGCTGCCCGCCGGGGGGCCCGAGGCCGTCGCCGCGCGGATCGCCGACGTGCTCGGGGACGCCCTGCCGGACGACGGCGACCCCGGCGCGCTGCGCGCCCTCGTACACGCCCTCGCCGAGGGCTCGACCGACCCCGCCGACCCGCTGTGCGCGGCTCATCTGCACTGCCCGCCGCTCGCCGTGGCCACCGCCGCCGACCTCGCGGCGAGCGCCCTCAACCCGTCCCTGGACTCCTGGGACCAGGCCCCGGCCGCCTCCGCCCTGGAAGCCGCCGTCACCCGCGCGCTCGCCCACACGGCAGGGCTCGCCGATGCCCTGGTCACCACCGGCGGCACCGAGTCCAACCAACTGGCCCTGCTGCTGGCCCGCGAGACGCACGGCGCTGGCGTCCGGATGGTCTGCGGGGCCCAGGCCCACCACTCGCTGCCGCGCGCCGCCTGGCTGCTCGGCCTGCCCGAACCGGTCGTCGTGCCCACCCCGAGCGGCGTCCTCGATCCGGCCGCCCTGGACGAGGCCCTCACCGCGCTCTCCGGCCCGCTGCTGGTCGCCGCCACCGCCGGCAGCACCGACGCCGGCCTCATCGACCCGCTGCCGGAGATCGCCGGCCTGTGCGCCGCCCACGGCGCCCGGCTGCACATCGACGCCGCCTACGGCGGGGGCCTGCTGTTCAGCGACCGGCACCGCGACAAGCTCGCCGGACTCGAAGCCGCCCACACCGTCACCCTGGACCTGCACAAACTCGGCTGGCAGCCGGTCGCCGCGGGCCTCCTCGCCGTCGCCCGCCCCGCCGAACTCGCCGCCCTCCAGCAGCGCGCCGACTACCTGAACGCCGACGACGACACCGAGGCCGGCTTCCCCGATCTGCTCGGCCGCTCCCTGCGCACCTCGCGCCGCCCCGACATCCTCAAGATCGCCGTCACGCTGAAGACCCTGGGCCGCGGCGGGCTCGGCGACCTGGTCGACCAGGTCTGCGCCCGCGCGCGCGAGTTCGCGGCGCTGATCGACGAGCACCCCGGCTTCGAGCTGTACGACCGGCCCGTGATCAGCACGGTGCTGTTCCGGCCGGCGGGCGCCGACGACGACGCCGTGGCCGCCGTACGCCGCCGGCTGCTGCACGAGGGCCGGGCCGTCGTCGGGCGGGCCCGGCTCGACGGCCGGCTCTGGCTCAAGGCCACCCTCCTCAATCCCCACACCCGGCCGGACGCCCTGGCCCAGCTCCTGAAACTCGTAGAAGAAGGCACCCCCGCATGACCAACCCCCCACCCCGCGAGCCCGCCGCCCCCCGTGACCTGGTCGGCATCGGCATCGGCCCCAGCAATCTCTCCCTGGCCGCCCTCGCCCACCCGCTCGCCGAACTCGACGCCGTCTTCTACGAACAGAGCCCCGGCTTCGACTGGCACCCCGGCCTGCTCATCGAGGGCGCCACCATCCAGGTGCCGTACCTCGCCGACCTGGTGACCCTCGTCGACCCGACCAGCCCCTGGAGCTTCCTGAACTACCTCAGGTCCCGCGAACGGCTCTTCCCCTTCTACTTCGCCGAGCGCTTCCACATCCACCGCGCCGAGTACGACGCCTACTGCCGCTGGGTCGCG encodes:
- a CDS encoding helix-turn-helix domain-containing protein, which translates into the protein MYQTWMRFFSPGPAHHRLGLVCLGVGLQHGALPTVGPRTLDHHVAVVISSGGGWYRGADGRRTTVTAPALLWLTPGVPHHYAPDPGTGWDEGFVDFAGPAATTYTELGYIEPERPVVPLSDASGPRAVVARIVRAARRGNPLLEVETGAAVHELLVALRRARADLAPDGDQVLQALARDACTPMSVADHARVHGMTPAELRSAVRRAAGCSPKDYLLGIRLARAKELLAATELPVAAVARRVGYEDPAYFSRLFTRRVGLAPVRFRAQQGRTVPGGWSDQVPDPAAPPMIHSPDTP
- a CDS encoding chorismate mutase, with translation MTTSNTGTGDMDPGVRQELERLRDSIDNIDAAVVHLLAERFKATQQVGRLKAVHQLPPADPGREARQIERLRRLAENAKLDPAFAEKFLNFIIAEVIRHHERIAEDTANAQSADD
- the pepN gene encoding aminopeptidase N yields the protein MSVLTRDEAQLRAQLLDVHRYTVELDLTTGDETFDSRTVIRFTARSAGDTFVELKPAELRAVALDGQPLDPESLDDGRLPLKNLTSGEHELRVDAVMRYSRTGEGMHRFTDPSDGETYVYTQMFMDDVQRVFAAFDQPDLKALFEVSVKAPEGWTVLANSVTERRADGVWQAAPTPLISTYLVAVAAGPWHSVRTEHRGLPFGIHCRRSLAPHLDTDAEEIFDVTRACFDRYHEKFEEPYPFDSYDQAFVPEFNAGAMENPGLVTFRDEFVYRSAVTDTERQTRAMVIAHEMAHMWFGDLVTLKWWDDIWLNESFAEYMGYQTTAEATRFADPWTEFGVTRKSWGYDADQRPTTHPVAPENVDDTASALLNFDGISYAKGASALRQLAAWLGEKDFLAGINTHFARHKFGNAALADFIDSLASATDRDVPAWADSWLRTTGVDTLTPQVATADGTWTLTVDRAGSRPHHLTAGLYDLDLADEGRLVLRERLGLDVPQSVPQPIGKRPALLLLNDGDLTYAKVRFDAESFEAVRTGLSGLPDPLTRAVVWNALRDAVRDGELPPAAYLETARAHLPRETDLALVQGVLAFASGQIAVQYLSAQERSAALSTLTSLCRDLLRRTEDGDHPGLRLIAVRHLISAAAHPDTIAAWLADGTVPGGPELDPELRWRILGRLAVLGATDEAAIAAELERDPSATGQEGAARCRAALPDPEAKRAAWEAMFAGDDLSNYLFTATAQGFWQPEQAELVRQYVPRFYADAVAVSARRGPAIAQAVGRWAFPAHAVDAENLRLGEACLRDADPTPALRRTLADRLDDLARALRVRGEEEARQEAVEAQGAQGA
- a CDS encoding NAD(P)H-binding protein; this translates as MIVVTGATGNVGRALVERLLATGRPVRALTRDPQRAALPEAAEVVRFQQDDPAALFDGATALYLYAQATTPALLEAARAQGVRHVVLLSSAVIEEGADETHPIHIMHATAERQIRDSGLAWTFLRPGAFATNALSLAPQIRAGNTVRGVYADGLSAPIHEDDMAAVAERALLDGGHEGAVYRLTGPAAISNAEQVAAIGAALGRELTFVETDPREAGPELFPHVPPQMLQRLLQTFADTVGVAPEINDVVEKLTGTPARPFTQWARDHVEDFGGRA
- a CDS encoding pyridoxal phosphate-dependent decarboxylase family protein codes for the protein MTGDAPPPASRPVPPPASRPVPPPAPPLASGPHGADALRPLLGTVLDALADGGRARGGPLPAGGPEAVAARIADVLGDALPDDGDPGALRALVHALAEGSTDPADPLCAAHLHCPPLAVATAADLAASALNPSLDSWDQAPAASALEAAVTRALAHTAGLADALVTTGGTESNQLALLLARETHGAGVRMVCGAQAHHSLPRAAWLLGLPEPVVVPTPSGVLDPAALDEALTALSGPLLVAATAGSTDAGLIDPLPEIAGLCAAHGARLHIDAAYGGGLLFSDRHRDKLAGLEAAHTVTLDLHKLGWQPVAAGLLAVARPAELAALQQRADYLNADDDTEAGFPDLLGRSLRTSRRPDILKIAVTLKTLGRGGLGDLVDQVCARAREFAALIDEHPGFELYDRPVISTVLFRPAGADDDAVAAVRRRLLHEGRAVVGRARLDGRLWLKATLLNPHTRPDALAQLLKLVEEGTPA